A DNA window from Onychostoma macrolepis isolate SWU-2019 chromosome 13, ASM1243209v1, whole genome shotgun sequence contains the following coding sequences:
- the herc4 gene encoding probable E3 ubiquitin-protein ligase HERC4 isoform X2 produces the protein MLCWGNASYGQLGLGGIDEEIVLEPRKCEFFEGKRVRGVGCGRRHSVFLLEDGAVYTCGCNDLGQLGHDKARKKPEQVVSLDAQNIVAVSCGEAHTLALNDKGQVFAWGLGSDGQLGLSNFEDCIRIPRTVRSLSEVHIAQVACGFFHSLALARGGQLFSWGQNKYGQLGLRMQGASVSSPQVIQSLQGVPFAQISAGGAHSFGLTLSGAVFGWGRNKFGQLGLSDNDDRYFPALLKTLRSQRVVYICCGEDHTAVLTKEGGVFTFGAGGYGQLGHNITNHEVNPRKVFELMGNVVSQIACGRQHTLAFIPSSGKIDSFGLGGNGQLGTRSTCNRISPAPVKGCWRAHTDPVPMEVEVEQNFCVKRIYAGGDQSFAHYALPQVKGQGAEVKGQTKGCQRHIYTDDSPPVDLRITRPDGQIYTLSDDLIQKWLNHSHGRLSPEITNEIDLVFSSASCLNGSFLSGSNPDHYSTNSKCSGVDINTARLFYHRLIQPDYPQISQIVAACLEKNLLPRLSSSPPDIEALRLYLTLPECPLLSNPNNYTTLTIPFAKAVVSLKDAPIKVLGNWWSKFESAVFQRLVELYKEVVVYLLRMQKLGIPLSEQRIFTCFLHTSLKFLEILHSVNERAGQIIQYDKFYIHELDELIDIRNDYVTWFQQQMFSVVMDSQVTMCKYPFVFDAQAKTALLQTDAVIQMQMAVDQAQRQNLHSLFLSGGGVESVNPCLILIVRRENVVGDSMEVLRKSKNVDYKKPLKVIVVGEEAVDAGGVRKEFFLLIMKELLDPKYGMFRYYEESRLIWFAHKTFEDIDLFHLIGVVCGLAIYNLTIVELNFPLALYKKLLKKTPTLEDLKELMPDVERSLQQLLDYTEDDLEDTFCLNFTITEESFGTTEVLELVPNGTDISVNKSNRQEFVNAYVDYIFNTSVAPQFSAFYAGFHKVCGGKVLELFQPSELQAMIIGNTNYDWKELEKSTEYKGEYWADHPTIKVFWEVFHELPLEKKKQFLLFLTGSDRIPILGMKSLALVIQPTGGGEQYFPVAHTCFNLLDLPKYTNKETLQEKLLHAIEHNQGFNLV, from the exons ATGCTGTGCTGGGGAAATGCCTCGTACGGGCAGCTGGGTTTGGGTGGGATTGATGAGGAGATAGTGCTGGAGCCAAGGAAATGCGAGTTCTTCGAGGGCAAGCGTGTACGGGGTGTGGGATGTGGCAGACGTCATAGCGTCTTTCTTCTGGAGGACGGAGCGGTGTACACCTGCGGCTGCAATGACCTGGGACAGCTGGGGCATGACAAAGCACGCAAGAAACCAG AACAGGTCGTGTCTCTGGATGCTCAGAACATTGTGGCCGTATCTTGCGGTGAAGCTCATACTCTGGCTCTGAATGATAAAGGACAAGTGTTTGCATGGGGTCTGGGCTCAGACGGGCAGCTCGGCCTTTCGAACTTTGAAGACTGTATCCGTATAcccag AACTGTCAGGAGTTTGTCAGAGGTTCACATTGCCCAGGTGGCCTGTGGATTCTTCCATTCCCTTGCTTTAGCCAGAG GAGGACAGCTATTCTCCTGGGGCCAAAATAAATATGGACAGCTGGGGCTCAGGATGCAGGGAGCCAGCGTCTCCTCCCCACAAGTCATTCAGTCTTTGCAGGGCGTCCCATTTGCCCAGATATCTGCAGGGGGTGCTCACAGCTTCGGGCTCACGCTGTCTGGGGCCGTTTTTGGCTGGGGGCGAAACAAGTTCGGCCAGCTGGGCCTCAGTGATAATGATG ATCGCTATTTCCCTGCCTTGCTGAAGACTCTCAGGTCCCAACGGGTCGTTTACATATGCTGTGGAGAGGACCACACGGCTGTACTAACAAAG gagGGAGGTGTGTTTACATTTGGAGCTGGTGGTTATGGTCAGCTGGGACACAACATCACAAACCATGAGGTGAATCCCAGGAAGGTGTTTGAACTCATGGGAAATGTGGTTTCACAGATAGCTTGTGGTAG GCAGCACACTTTGGCGTTCATCCCTTCATCGGGAAAGATTGACTCATTCGGTCTCGGCGGTAACGGACAGCTAGGAACCCGCTCCACCTGCAATAGGATAAGTCCTGCCCCTGTGAAGGGCTGCTGGCGAGCCCATACTGATCCTGTGCCGATGGAAGTAG AGGTGGAGCAGAATTTCTGTGTGAAGAGGATCTATGCTGGAGGAGACCAGAGCTTCGCTCACTATGCTTTACCTCAGGTAAAGGGTCAAGGAGCAGAGGTCAAGGGTCAAACTAAAGGCTGCCAGAggcatatatataca GACGACAGCCCTCCAGTTGATCTGAGGATAACCAGACCTGATGGACAGATATACACGCTCAGTGATGACCTCATCCAAAAATGGCTCAATCACAGCCATGGGAGACTCTCACCAGAAATCACCAA TGAGATTGATCTTGTGTTCTCTTCAGCAAGTTGTCTCAATGGAAGCTTTCTGTCTGGAAG TAATCCAGATCACTACAGCACTAACAGTAAGTGCTCGGGTGTAGACATTAACACGGCTCGCCTGTTCTACCACAGACTCATCCAGCCCGATTACCCACAAATCTCACAAATT GTAGCTGCTTGTTTGGAGAAGAATCTTCTCCCCAGATTGAGCAGTTCTCCTCCAGACATTGAGGCTCTGAGACTGTACCTCACGCTGCCCGAGTGTCCGCTCCTCAGCAACCCCAACAACTACACCACCCTCACTATTCCCTTCGCCAAGGCCGTCGTAAGCCTAAAGGATGCGCCCATCAAAGTGCTTG gAAACTGGTGGTCAAAGTTTGAGTCAGCGGTCTTCCAGAGGTTGGTGGAGCTGTACAAGGAGGTGGTGGTGTATCTACTGCGGATGCAGAAACTGGGAATTCCTCTTTCTGAGCAGAGGATCTTCACCTGCTTCCTGCACACCTCACTCAAATTCCTGGAGATCCTCCACTCA GTTAATGAGCGTGCTGGCCAGATCATCCAGTATGACAAGTTTTATATTCATGAGTTGGATGAGCTCATTGACATCAGGAATGATTATGTCACCTGGTTTCAGCAGCAGATGTTCTCTGTG GTCATGGACTCTCAGGTGACCATGTGCAAATACCCATTTGTTTTTGACGCTCAGGCAAAGACGGCGCTGCTTCAGACTGATGCTGTGATCCAGATGCAG ATGGCGGTGGATCAGGCTCAGAGACAGAACTTACACTCTCTGTTCCTGTCCGGTGGAGGAGTGGAGTCAGTAAACCCCTGCCTCATCCTCATCGTACGCCGAGAAAATGTGGTCGGGGACTCCATGGAGGTGCTGAGGAAGTCCAAAAACGTTGATTACAAGAAGCCACTTAAG GTGATTGTCGTTGGAGAGGAGGCCGTAGACGCTGGCGGTGTGAGAAAAGAGTTCTTCCTGCTCATCATGAAAGAACTTTTGGACCCTAAATATGGGATGTTCAGATACTACGAGGAGTCCAGACTCATCTGGTTCGCTCACAAG ACATTTGAAGACATTGACTTGTTCCATCTGATCGGTGTGGTTTGTGGATTGGCCATCTATAACCTCACTATAGTGGAGCTGAACTTTCCACTAGCACTGTACAAGAAACTCCTGAAGAAAACTCCCACTCTAGAGGACCTGAAGGAGCTCATGCCTGACGTAGAAAG GAGTCTTCAGCAGCTGCTGGATTATACGGAGGATGATCTGGAAGACACTTTCTGCCTGAATTTCACA ATCACAGAAGAAAGTTTTGGCACCACGGAGGTATTGGAGCTGGTTCCTAACGGGACAGACATCAGCGTCAACAAGTCCAACAG GCAGGAGTTTGTCAATGCCTACGTCGATTATATATTCAACACCTCCGTGGCTCCTCAGTTCAGCGCTTTCTATGCGGGATTTCACAAAGTGTGTGGGGGGAAAGTTCTAGAGCTTTTCCAGCCCAGTGAACTGCAGGCCATGATCATTGGAAACACCAATTATGACTGGAAGGAGTTAGAGAAG AGCACAGAGTATAAGGGCGAGTACTGGGCCGATCACCCCACCATCAAGGTATTCTGGGAAGTGTTTCACGAGCTGCctttggagaagaagaaacAGTTCCTGT TGTTCCTCACGGGCAGCGACCGAATCCCCATCCTGGGCATGAAGAGCCTGGCGTTAGTGATCCAGCCCACCGGTGGCGGAGAGCAATATTTCCCTGTAGCGCACACATGCTTCAACCTGCTGGATCTGCCCAAGTACACAAATAAGGAGACACTCCAAGAGAAACTGCTGCATGCCATCGAACACAACCAGGGCTTCAACCTCGTCTGA
- the herc4 gene encoding probable E3 ubiquitin-protein ligase HERC4 isoform X1 has product MLCWGNASYGQLGLGGIDEEIVLEPRKCEFFEGKRVRGVGCGRRHSVFLLEDGAVYTCGCNDLGQLGHDKARKKPEQVVSLDAQNIVAVSCGEAHTLALNDKGQVFAWGLGSDGQLGLSNFEDCIRIPRTVRSLSEVHIAQVACGFFHSLALARGGQLFSWGQNKYGQLGLRMQGASVSSPQVIQSLQGVPFAQISAGGAHSFGLTLSGAVFGWGRNKFGQLGLSDNDDRYFPALLKTLRSQRVVYICCGEDHTAVLTKEGGVFTFGAGGYGQLGHNITNHEVNPRKVFELMGNVVSQIACGRQHTLAFIPSSGKIDSFGLGGNGQLGTRSTCNRISPAPVKGCWRAHTDPVPMEVDLTGLSISEVEQNFCVKRIYAGGDQSFAHYALPQVKGQGAEVKGQTKGCQRHIYTDDSPPVDLRITRPDGQIYTLSDDLIQKWLNHSHGRLSPEITNEIDLVFSSASCLNGSFLSGSNPDHYSTNSKCSGVDINTARLFYHRLIQPDYPQISQIVAACLEKNLLPRLSSSPPDIEALRLYLTLPECPLLSNPNNYTTLTIPFAKAVVSLKDAPIKVLGNWWSKFESAVFQRLVELYKEVVVYLLRMQKLGIPLSEQRIFTCFLHTSLKFLEILHSVNERAGQIIQYDKFYIHELDELIDIRNDYVTWFQQQMFSVVMDSQVTMCKYPFVFDAQAKTALLQTDAVIQMQMAVDQAQRQNLHSLFLSGGGVESVNPCLILIVRRENVVGDSMEVLRKSKNVDYKKPLKVIVVGEEAVDAGGVRKEFFLLIMKELLDPKYGMFRYYEESRLIWFAHKTFEDIDLFHLIGVVCGLAIYNLTIVELNFPLALYKKLLKKTPTLEDLKELMPDVERSLQQLLDYTEDDLEDTFCLNFTITEESFGTTEVLELVPNGTDISVNKSNRQEFVNAYVDYIFNTSVAPQFSAFYAGFHKVCGGKVLELFQPSELQAMIIGNTNYDWKELEKSTEYKGEYWADHPTIKVFWEVFHELPLEKKKQFLLFLTGSDRIPILGMKSLALVIQPTGGGEQYFPVAHTCFNLLDLPKYTNKETLQEKLLHAIEHNQGFNLV; this is encoded by the exons ATGCTGTGCTGGGGAAATGCCTCGTACGGGCAGCTGGGTTTGGGTGGGATTGATGAGGAGATAGTGCTGGAGCCAAGGAAATGCGAGTTCTTCGAGGGCAAGCGTGTACGGGGTGTGGGATGTGGCAGACGTCATAGCGTCTTTCTTCTGGAGGACGGAGCGGTGTACACCTGCGGCTGCAATGACCTGGGACAGCTGGGGCATGACAAAGCACGCAAGAAACCAG AACAGGTCGTGTCTCTGGATGCTCAGAACATTGTGGCCGTATCTTGCGGTGAAGCTCATACTCTGGCTCTGAATGATAAAGGACAAGTGTTTGCATGGGGTCTGGGCTCAGACGGGCAGCTCGGCCTTTCGAACTTTGAAGACTGTATCCGTATAcccag AACTGTCAGGAGTTTGTCAGAGGTTCACATTGCCCAGGTGGCCTGTGGATTCTTCCATTCCCTTGCTTTAGCCAGAG GAGGACAGCTATTCTCCTGGGGCCAAAATAAATATGGACAGCTGGGGCTCAGGATGCAGGGAGCCAGCGTCTCCTCCCCACAAGTCATTCAGTCTTTGCAGGGCGTCCCATTTGCCCAGATATCTGCAGGGGGTGCTCACAGCTTCGGGCTCACGCTGTCTGGGGCCGTTTTTGGCTGGGGGCGAAACAAGTTCGGCCAGCTGGGCCTCAGTGATAATGATG ATCGCTATTTCCCTGCCTTGCTGAAGACTCTCAGGTCCCAACGGGTCGTTTACATATGCTGTGGAGAGGACCACACGGCTGTACTAACAAAG gagGGAGGTGTGTTTACATTTGGAGCTGGTGGTTATGGTCAGCTGGGACACAACATCACAAACCATGAGGTGAATCCCAGGAAGGTGTTTGAACTCATGGGAAATGTGGTTTCACAGATAGCTTGTGGTAG GCAGCACACTTTGGCGTTCATCCCTTCATCGGGAAAGATTGACTCATTCGGTCTCGGCGGTAACGGACAGCTAGGAACCCGCTCCACCTGCAATAGGATAAGTCCTGCCCCTGTGAAGGGCTGCTGGCGAGCCCATACTGATCCTGTGCCGATGGAAGTAG ATTTGACGGGGTTGTCTATTTCAGAGGTGGAGCAGAATTTCTGTGTGAAGAGGATCTATGCTGGAGGAGACCAGAGCTTCGCTCACTATGCTTTACCTCAGGTAAAGGGTCAAGGAGCAGAGGTCAAGGGTCAAACTAAAGGCTGCCAGAggcatatatataca GACGACAGCCCTCCAGTTGATCTGAGGATAACCAGACCTGATGGACAGATATACACGCTCAGTGATGACCTCATCCAAAAATGGCTCAATCACAGCCATGGGAGACTCTCACCAGAAATCACCAA TGAGATTGATCTTGTGTTCTCTTCAGCAAGTTGTCTCAATGGAAGCTTTCTGTCTGGAAG TAATCCAGATCACTACAGCACTAACAGTAAGTGCTCGGGTGTAGACATTAACACGGCTCGCCTGTTCTACCACAGACTCATCCAGCCCGATTACCCACAAATCTCACAAATT GTAGCTGCTTGTTTGGAGAAGAATCTTCTCCCCAGATTGAGCAGTTCTCCTCCAGACATTGAGGCTCTGAGACTGTACCTCACGCTGCCCGAGTGTCCGCTCCTCAGCAACCCCAACAACTACACCACCCTCACTATTCCCTTCGCCAAGGCCGTCGTAAGCCTAAAGGATGCGCCCATCAAAGTGCTTG gAAACTGGTGGTCAAAGTTTGAGTCAGCGGTCTTCCAGAGGTTGGTGGAGCTGTACAAGGAGGTGGTGGTGTATCTACTGCGGATGCAGAAACTGGGAATTCCTCTTTCTGAGCAGAGGATCTTCACCTGCTTCCTGCACACCTCACTCAAATTCCTGGAGATCCTCCACTCA GTTAATGAGCGTGCTGGCCAGATCATCCAGTATGACAAGTTTTATATTCATGAGTTGGATGAGCTCATTGACATCAGGAATGATTATGTCACCTGGTTTCAGCAGCAGATGTTCTCTGTG GTCATGGACTCTCAGGTGACCATGTGCAAATACCCATTTGTTTTTGACGCTCAGGCAAAGACGGCGCTGCTTCAGACTGATGCTGTGATCCAGATGCAG ATGGCGGTGGATCAGGCTCAGAGACAGAACTTACACTCTCTGTTCCTGTCCGGTGGAGGAGTGGAGTCAGTAAACCCCTGCCTCATCCTCATCGTACGCCGAGAAAATGTGGTCGGGGACTCCATGGAGGTGCTGAGGAAGTCCAAAAACGTTGATTACAAGAAGCCACTTAAG GTGATTGTCGTTGGAGAGGAGGCCGTAGACGCTGGCGGTGTGAGAAAAGAGTTCTTCCTGCTCATCATGAAAGAACTTTTGGACCCTAAATATGGGATGTTCAGATACTACGAGGAGTCCAGACTCATCTGGTTCGCTCACAAG ACATTTGAAGACATTGACTTGTTCCATCTGATCGGTGTGGTTTGTGGATTGGCCATCTATAACCTCACTATAGTGGAGCTGAACTTTCCACTAGCACTGTACAAGAAACTCCTGAAGAAAACTCCCACTCTAGAGGACCTGAAGGAGCTCATGCCTGACGTAGAAAG GAGTCTTCAGCAGCTGCTGGATTATACGGAGGATGATCTGGAAGACACTTTCTGCCTGAATTTCACA ATCACAGAAGAAAGTTTTGGCACCACGGAGGTATTGGAGCTGGTTCCTAACGGGACAGACATCAGCGTCAACAAGTCCAACAG GCAGGAGTTTGTCAATGCCTACGTCGATTATATATTCAACACCTCCGTGGCTCCTCAGTTCAGCGCTTTCTATGCGGGATTTCACAAAGTGTGTGGGGGGAAAGTTCTAGAGCTTTTCCAGCCCAGTGAACTGCAGGCCATGATCATTGGAAACACCAATTATGACTGGAAGGAGTTAGAGAAG AGCACAGAGTATAAGGGCGAGTACTGGGCCGATCACCCCACCATCAAGGTATTCTGGGAAGTGTTTCACGAGCTGCctttggagaagaagaaacAGTTCCTGT TGTTCCTCACGGGCAGCGACCGAATCCCCATCCTGGGCATGAAGAGCCTGGCGTTAGTGATCCAGCCCACCGGTGGCGGAGAGCAATATTTCCCTGTAGCGCACACATGCTTCAACCTGCTGGATCTGCCCAAGTACACAAATAAGGAGACACTCCAAGAGAAACTGCTGCATGCCATCGAACACAACCAGGGCTTCAACCTCGTCTGA
- the herc4 gene encoding probable E3 ubiquitin-protein ligase HERC4 isoform X4: MLCWGNASYGQLGLGGIDEEIVLEPRKCEFFEGKRVRGVGCGRRHSVFLLEDGAVYTCGCNDLGQLGHDKARKKPEQVVSLDAQNIVAVSCGEAHTLALNDKGQVFAWGLGSDGQLGLSNFEDCIRIPRTVRSLSEVHIAQVACGFFHSLALARGGQLFSWGQNKYGQLGLRMQGASVSSPQVIQSLQGVPFAQISAGGAHSFGLTLSGAVFGWGRNKFGQLGLSDNDDRYFPALLKTLRSQRVVYICCGEDHTAVLTKEGGVFTFGAGGYGQLGHNITNHEVNPRKVFELMGNVVSQIACGRQHTLAFIPSSGKIDSFGLGGNGQLGTRSTCNRISPAPVKGCWRAHTDPVPMEVEVEQNFCVKRIYAGGDQSFAHYALPQDDSPPVDLRITRPDGQIYTLSDDLIQKWLNHSHGRLSPEITNEIDLVFSSASCLNGSFLSGSNPDHYSTNSKCSGVDINTARLFYHRLIQPDYPQISQIVAACLEKNLLPRLSSSPPDIEALRLYLTLPECPLLSNPNNYTTLTIPFAKAVVSLKDAPIKVLGNWWSKFESAVFQRLVELYKEVVVYLLRMQKLGIPLSEQRIFTCFLHTSLKFLEILHSVNERAGQIIQYDKFYIHELDELIDIRNDYVTWFQQQMFSVVMDSQVTMCKYPFVFDAQAKTALLQTDAVIQMQMAVDQAQRQNLHSLFLSGGGVESVNPCLILIVRRENVVGDSMEVLRKSKNVDYKKPLKVIVVGEEAVDAGGVRKEFFLLIMKELLDPKYGMFRYYEESRLIWFAHKTFEDIDLFHLIGVVCGLAIYNLTIVELNFPLALYKKLLKKTPTLEDLKELMPDVERSLQQLLDYTEDDLEDTFCLNFTITEESFGTTEVLELVPNGTDISVNKSNRQEFVNAYVDYIFNTSVAPQFSAFYAGFHKVCGGKVLELFQPSELQAMIIGNTNYDWKELEKSTEYKGEYWADHPTIKVFWEVFHELPLEKKKQFLLFLTGSDRIPILGMKSLALVIQPTGGGEQYFPVAHTCFNLLDLPKYTNKETLQEKLLHAIEHNQGFNLV, from the exons ATGCTGTGCTGGGGAAATGCCTCGTACGGGCAGCTGGGTTTGGGTGGGATTGATGAGGAGATAGTGCTGGAGCCAAGGAAATGCGAGTTCTTCGAGGGCAAGCGTGTACGGGGTGTGGGATGTGGCAGACGTCATAGCGTCTTTCTTCTGGAGGACGGAGCGGTGTACACCTGCGGCTGCAATGACCTGGGACAGCTGGGGCATGACAAAGCACGCAAGAAACCAG AACAGGTCGTGTCTCTGGATGCTCAGAACATTGTGGCCGTATCTTGCGGTGAAGCTCATACTCTGGCTCTGAATGATAAAGGACAAGTGTTTGCATGGGGTCTGGGCTCAGACGGGCAGCTCGGCCTTTCGAACTTTGAAGACTGTATCCGTATAcccag AACTGTCAGGAGTTTGTCAGAGGTTCACATTGCCCAGGTGGCCTGTGGATTCTTCCATTCCCTTGCTTTAGCCAGAG GAGGACAGCTATTCTCCTGGGGCCAAAATAAATATGGACAGCTGGGGCTCAGGATGCAGGGAGCCAGCGTCTCCTCCCCACAAGTCATTCAGTCTTTGCAGGGCGTCCCATTTGCCCAGATATCTGCAGGGGGTGCTCACAGCTTCGGGCTCACGCTGTCTGGGGCCGTTTTTGGCTGGGGGCGAAACAAGTTCGGCCAGCTGGGCCTCAGTGATAATGATG ATCGCTATTTCCCTGCCTTGCTGAAGACTCTCAGGTCCCAACGGGTCGTTTACATATGCTGTGGAGAGGACCACACGGCTGTACTAACAAAG gagGGAGGTGTGTTTACATTTGGAGCTGGTGGTTATGGTCAGCTGGGACACAACATCACAAACCATGAGGTGAATCCCAGGAAGGTGTTTGAACTCATGGGAAATGTGGTTTCACAGATAGCTTGTGGTAG GCAGCACACTTTGGCGTTCATCCCTTCATCGGGAAAGATTGACTCATTCGGTCTCGGCGGTAACGGACAGCTAGGAACCCGCTCCACCTGCAATAGGATAAGTCCTGCCCCTGTGAAGGGCTGCTGGCGAGCCCATACTGATCCTGTGCCGATGGAAGTAG AGGTGGAGCAGAATTTCTGTGTGAAGAGGATCTATGCTGGAGGAGACCAGAGCTTCGCTCACTATGCTTTACCTCAG GACGACAGCCCTCCAGTTGATCTGAGGATAACCAGACCTGATGGACAGATATACACGCTCAGTGATGACCTCATCCAAAAATGGCTCAATCACAGCCATGGGAGACTCTCACCAGAAATCACCAA TGAGATTGATCTTGTGTTCTCTTCAGCAAGTTGTCTCAATGGAAGCTTTCTGTCTGGAAG TAATCCAGATCACTACAGCACTAACAGTAAGTGCTCGGGTGTAGACATTAACACGGCTCGCCTGTTCTACCACAGACTCATCCAGCCCGATTACCCACAAATCTCACAAATT GTAGCTGCTTGTTTGGAGAAGAATCTTCTCCCCAGATTGAGCAGTTCTCCTCCAGACATTGAGGCTCTGAGACTGTACCTCACGCTGCCCGAGTGTCCGCTCCTCAGCAACCCCAACAACTACACCACCCTCACTATTCCCTTCGCCAAGGCCGTCGTAAGCCTAAAGGATGCGCCCATCAAAGTGCTTG gAAACTGGTGGTCAAAGTTTGAGTCAGCGGTCTTCCAGAGGTTGGTGGAGCTGTACAAGGAGGTGGTGGTGTATCTACTGCGGATGCAGAAACTGGGAATTCCTCTTTCTGAGCAGAGGATCTTCACCTGCTTCCTGCACACCTCACTCAAATTCCTGGAGATCCTCCACTCA GTTAATGAGCGTGCTGGCCAGATCATCCAGTATGACAAGTTTTATATTCATGAGTTGGATGAGCTCATTGACATCAGGAATGATTATGTCACCTGGTTTCAGCAGCAGATGTTCTCTGTG GTCATGGACTCTCAGGTGACCATGTGCAAATACCCATTTGTTTTTGACGCTCAGGCAAAGACGGCGCTGCTTCAGACTGATGCTGTGATCCAGATGCAG ATGGCGGTGGATCAGGCTCAGAGACAGAACTTACACTCTCTGTTCCTGTCCGGTGGAGGAGTGGAGTCAGTAAACCCCTGCCTCATCCTCATCGTACGCCGAGAAAATGTGGTCGGGGACTCCATGGAGGTGCTGAGGAAGTCCAAAAACGTTGATTACAAGAAGCCACTTAAG GTGATTGTCGTTGGAGAGGAGGCCGTAGACGCTGGCGGTGTGAGAAAAGAGTTCTTCCTGCTCATCATGAAAGAACTTTTGGACCCTAAATATGGGATGTTCAGATACTACGAGGAGTCCAGACTCATCTGGTTCGCTCACAAG ACATTTGAAGACATTGACTTGTTCCATCTGATCGGTGTGGTTTGTGGATTGGCCATCTATAACCTCACTATAGTGGAGCTGAACTTTCCACTAGCACTGTACAAGAAACTCCTGAAGAAAACTCCCACTCTAGAGGACCTGAAGGAGCTCATGCCTGACGTAGAAAG GAGTCTTCAGCAGCTGCTGGATTATACGGAGGATGATCTGGAAGACACTTTCTGCCTGAATTTCACA ATCACAGAAGAAAGTTTTGGCACCACGGAGGTATTGGAGCTGGTTCCTAACGGGACAGACATCAGCGTCAACAAGTCCAACAG GCAGGAGTTTGTCAATGCCTACGTCGATTATATATTCAACACCTCCGTGGCTCCTCAGTTCAGCGCTTTCTATGCGGGATTTCACAAAGTGTGTGGGGGGAAAGTTCTAGAGCTTTTCCAGCCCAGTGAACTGCAGGCCATGATCATTGGAAACACCAATTATGACTGGAAGGAGTTAGAGAAG AGCACAGAGTATAAGGGCGAGTACTGGGCCGATCACCCCACCATCAAGGTATTCTGGGAAGTGTTTCACGAGCTGCctttggagaagaagaaacAGTTCCTGT TGTTCCTCACGGGCAGCGACCGAATCCCCATCCTGGGCATGAAGAGCCTGGCGTTAGTGATCCAGCCCACCGGTGGCGGAGAGCAATATTTCCCTGTAGCGCACACATGCTTCAACCTGCTGGATCTGCCCAAGTACACAAATAAGGAGACACTCCAAGAGAAACTGCTGCATGCCATCGAACACAACCAGGGCTTCAACCTCGTCTGA